From the Candidatus Aminicenantes bacterium genome, the window AGGTTTTCTTTCCGGCAGCAGCCCTGATTGACTACGTAACGGACCTGGCGGATCGTGCCGGTTTTCAGGGAGTATTCGTCCAACAGGGCCCCGGCTTCCTGGGTCGCCTGTTGAACCCTGGAAATCTCGGCCGGATCATGATGGTCGAAATAATAATCGTATTCCCAAACGCACCGTTTACCGTTGTCGAACGGGGTGATGAATCCTAATTCGCTTTTCAGGTGGTGCTTCGCTCCGATTTCTCTCAGCTTGTCCTGCATTTCCAGGATCAGCGGGGCCTCGATCGGGAGGTACAAAACCAGCGCAACGCAGGGCATTTCCCGGCAATATCGGGAGCTCATGATCCGGAACGTGTTCAGCCAGACCAGATCGGTCATTTCCGGCCTGGAGTAAAGCTCTTCAAAAAACGAGCTCAACTCGGGATCCATGTCCCGGGTCAGCTGTTGGGGAGAAGGCGCCAAGGCCGTTTCGGCAAGCTCGGCGAATCGCCCGAGCTTGAGATAGGAGTAGGGATCTTCATCCGAAAGATCCTTCAGGAGGTCCAGCCAGGGCGCGGATTTCAAGGCCGATAGTCCATGAAAGAGGATTTTAAAAAGCTTCTGGTCGATGACGGGGTGCCCCATATCATGGACGGAGCGGATCGCGTACCGGTCTCCGATGAGAAGGACCAGATAGGGCATGCCCAATATATGGGCAAAGACATCCTTCGCTTCAGCGGCCCGTTTTTTTGTCGGGGCCAGGAAAGAGGATGCAAACTCGCTGCCCAGGATTCCGATGGCCAGGCCGATATGGCGGGTGGCGCACTCTCGGGAGAAATCGAGGGCTTTTTCAAGCGATTCGAACGGCACAAGAATGCCTTTCTCGTCGGCGGTAACCGGATGGAGCTTCATGCTGACCGATACGCAAACGGCAGTGGCCTCATGCTCGGCAAGGGAATTCCGGAAGGAGAAAAGATTGGGCGCGGTCGGATCATTCAGGCTGAATAATGAGCCGTCCTTGGCGATGAACTCCGCGTCGATGAAGTTGTCGGCGGAGATGCCGTAGGTCGTGGAAAATGTGGACA encodes:
- a CDS encoding FAD-dependent oxidoreductase; translated protein: MPNSKEEISSLIRLLNRKEIPYVVRGNGASSHGLVFSEGVILDLNRMKTIDFEEKNWSVKVGPGTAAFDLQREAQKRGYRVHTAEPAALVCANIMTSGLLSTFSTTYGISADNFIDAEFIAKDGSLFSLNDPTAPNLFSFRNSLAEHEATAVCVSVSMKLHPVTADEKGILVPFESLEKALDFSRECATRHIGLAIGILGSEFASSFLAPTKKRAAEAKDVFAHILGMPYLVLLIGDRYAIRSVHDMGHPVIDQKLFKILFHGLSALKSAPWLDLLKDLSDEDPYSYLKLGRFAELAETALAPSPQQLTRDMDPELSSFFEELYSRPEMTDLVWLNTFRIMSSRYCREMPCVALVLYLPIEAPLILEMQDKLREIGAKHHLKSELGFITPFDNGKRCVWEYDYYFDHHDPAEISRVQQATQEAGALLDEYSLKTGTIRQVRYVVNQGCCRKENLLYS